The sequence AGGCGCGGACGCAGTTCTGCGAGTTGCCGCAGCCCTCGATGCCGCCATCCGTCATCAGCGCCTCCAGCCGTTCGTCCGCGTTCATCTCGCCCGTCGGATGGGCGTTGAACAGGCGGACCTGGGAAATGGCCGCCGGACCGATAAAGTCGGTCTTCGCGTTGACGTTCGGGCAGGCCTCCAGGCAGACGCCGCAGGTCATGCATTTGGACAGCTCGTAGGCCGACTGCCGTTTTTTCTCGGCCATGCGCGGGCCCGGCCCAAGATCGTACGTTCCGTCGATCGGTATCCAGGCTTTTACCTTTTTAAGCGCGTTAAACATTCGGGTGCGGTCGATAACGAGGTCACGCACAACCGGGAAGGTACTCATCGGCTCGACCCGGATCGGCTGCTCCAGATTGTCGATCAGGGCGGCGCAGGCCTGGCGCGGTTTGCCGTTGATGACCATGGAGCAGGCGCCGCATACCTCCTCCAGGCAGTTCGATTCCCAGCAGACCGGGACCGTGGCCTCGCCCTTGGCGTTGACCGGATTCCGCTGAATCTCCATCAGGGCGCTGATGACGTTCATCCCCGGACGGTACGAGAGATCGAATTCCTCCGTATAAGGCGCGCTCTGCGGATCGTCCTGACGGGTGATGATAAATTTCACGTTTTTGGGAGCTGCCGCTGTTTCCGCCATATGCTTGCCCTCCTAAAAGTTTTGGTAGCGTATGCTTCTGTGAATATACTTCGCAAAACTCGCTTCGAAAGCGTAGGCTTAGTTTTGGTAGCGTATGCTTTCGAAAGCGTAGGGTTATTTGTCCTTGGAATAGTCGCGGACCCGTGGAGGAATCAGCGATACGTCAACGTCTTCGTACGAGATCTTCGGCCCGTCCGGCGTCCATGACGCCTTGGTCGTCTTCAGGAACTCCTCGTCGTTGCGCTTCGGAAATTCCGGCTTGTAATGCGCGCCCCGGCTTTCATTGCGCAGCAGCGCGCCCAGCGTCATCGCCTCCGCCAGTTCCAGCATGTTCCACAACTGACGGGTAAAGGCGACGCCTTGATTGTTCCAGCCCGAGGTATCGCTCATGTTAATGTTACGGTAGCGCTCCTTCAGTTCCTTGATTTTGCCTATGGTCGCCTCAAGCTTCACGTTATGACGGACCACCGTCATGTTGGCAGTCATCCACTCGCCCAGCTCCTTATGGAGGACGTAGGCGTTCTCCGTTCCGCTCATGCCGAGCAGCGATTCGTATTTCTCCTGCTGCACACGCCGGTATCTGTCGAACACCGAAGTGGACACGTCCTGTACCGATTTTTTCAGCCCCTTGATATATTCCACGGCCTTTGGCCCCGACACCATGCCGCCGAAAATGGCCGACACCAGCGAGTTCGCGCCCAGCCGGTTCGCTCCGTGATATTGGTATTCGCATTCGCCCGCCGCAAACAGGCCGGGTATATTCGTCATCTGATTGTAATCGACCCACATGCCGCCCATGGAATAATGGACCGCCGGGAAGATTTTCATCGGGATTTTGCGCGGATCGTCGCCCATGAACTTCTCGTAAATCTCGATAATGCCGCCAAGCTTGACGTCCAGCTCTTTCGGGTCTTTATGCGACAGGTCCAGATAGACCATGTTCTCACCATTAATGCCGAGCCCCTGATCGACGCAGACGTTAAAAATCTCACGGGTGGCAATATCGCGGGGCACCAGGTTGCCGTAGGCCGGATATTTTTCCTCTAGGAAGTACCACGGCTTGCCGTCCTTGTAGGTCCAGATGCGCCCGCCTTCGCCGCGCGCCGATTCGCTCATCAGCCGCAGCTTGTCGTCGCCGGGAATGGCCGTCGGATGAATCTGGATGAACTCCCCGTTCGCGTAATGTACACCCTGCTGGTACACGGCGCTTGCGGCTGTGCCGGTGTTGATGACCGAGTTGGTCGTCTTGCCGAAAATAATCCCCGGACCGCCGCTCGCCAGAATGACCGCGTCCGCCGGGAATGTCTCGATCGCCATCGTGCGTAAATCCTGGGCGGCGATTCCACGGCAGACGCCTTCATCGTCGATCACAGCGGAGAGGAATTCCCAGTTCTCATGCTTCGTTACAAATCCTTCAACCTCCCAGCGTCGCACCTGCTCGTCGAGCGCGTACAAGAGCTGCTGCCCGGTCGTCGCGCCCGCATAGGCCGTCCGGTGATGCTTCGTCCCGCCGAACCGGCGGAAGTCGAGCAGTCCCTCCGGCGTGCGGTTGAACATGACGCCCATTCGGTCCATCAGATGGATGATGCCCGGGGCCGCCTCGCACATCGCCTTGACCGGAGGCTGATTGGCGAGAAAATCACCGCCATATACGGTATCGTCAAAATGCACCCACGGCGAGTCGCCCTCGCCCTTCGTGTTGACGGCGCCGTTGATGCCGCCTTGCGCGCAGACCGA is a genomic window of Paenibacillus durus ATCC 35681 containing:
- the sdhB gene encoding succinate dehydrogenase iron-sulfur subunit; protein product: MAETAAAPKNVKFIITRQDDPQSAPYTEEFDLSYRPGMNVISALMEIQRNPVNAKGEATVPVCWESNCLEEVCGACSMVINGKPRQACAALIDNLEQPIRVEPMSTFPVVRDLVIDRTRMFNALKKVKAWIPIDGTYDLGPGPRMAEKKRQSAYELSKCMTCGVCLEACPNVNAKTDFIGPAAISQVRLFNAHPTGEMNADERLEALMTDGGIEGCGNSQNCVRACPKGIPLTTSIAEINKQTTKHMFKRWLGV
- the sdhA gene encoding succinate dehydrogenase flavoprotein subunit codes for the protein MATADIIIVGGGLAGLMATIKAAEAGVHVHLFSLVPVKRSHSVCAQGGINGAVNTKGEGDSPWVHFDDTVYGGDFLANQPPVKAMCEAAPGIIHLMDRMGVMFNRTPEGLLDFRRFGGTKHHRTAYAGATTGQQLLYALDEQVRRWEVEGFVTKHENWEFLSAVIDDEGVCRGIAAQDLRTMAIETFPADAVILASGGPGIIFGKTTNSVINTGTAASAVYQQGVHYANGEFIQIHPTAIPGDDKLRLMSESARGEGGRIWTYKDGKPWYFLEEKYPAYGNLVPRDIATREIFNVCVDQGLGINGENMVYLDLSHKDPKELDVKLGGIIEIYEKFMGDDPRKIPMKIFPAVHYSMGGMWVDYNQMTNIPGLFAAGECEYQYHGANRLGANSLVSAIFGGMVSGPKAVEYIKGLKKSVQDVSTSVFDRYRRVQQEKYESLLGMSGTENAYVLHKELGEWMTANMTVVRHNVKLEATIGKIKELKERYRNINMSDTSGWNNQGVAFTRQLWNMLELAEAMTLGALLRNESRGAHYKPEFPKRNDEEFLKTTKASWTPDGPKISYEDVDVSLIPPRVRDYSKDK